Proteins encoded by one window of Rhodococcus sp. OK302:
- a CDS encoding MerR family transcriptional regulator, which translates to MTRTSGISEPPGLYAISATAELSGFTIGTLRLYEQYGLITPTRTKGGARRYSDADLTRLGRITELIADGINLVGIRRVLELEESTAALRRDNRRLSEDNTQLRTERKASSS; encoded by the coding sequence ATGACGCGCACCTCAGGTATCTCCGAACCTCCTGGCCTGTACGCGATCTCGGCTACTGCCGAGTTGTCCGGTTTCACAATCGGCACACTGCGGCTCTACGAGCAGTACGGGCTGATCACCCCCACACGAACGAAAGGCGGCGCACGCCGATACAGCGACGCCGACTTGACCCGACTCGGTCGGATCACGGAACTGATCGCCGACGGCATCAATCTCGTCGGCATCAGACGGGTTCTCGAGCTCGAAGAAAGCACCGCAGCACTGCGGCGTGACAACAGGCGTCTGAGCGAGGACAACACACAACTCCGCACCGAGAGGAAGGCATCGTCAAGCTAA
- a CDS encoding WS/DGAT/MGAT family O-acyltransferase: MLLPMSPTDSMFLLGESRDHPMHVGGLALFEPPDGANARDVRAMLDAALARGTVAPLLRKRARRSATTLGQWGWDTDVAVDLDHHVRHDALPAPGGTTQLMELVARLHSGLLDRSRPLWEMHLIEGLTDGRFAVYMKIHHALADGVSAMKLLRSALSEDPDTTGMPAPWEPLVRERPALHLVPDPPTSSAGRLDLPAAALRAARGAAGDVAGMLPAIAATLGRASRGHGGPLTLSAPKSMLNVPIGGARRFAARSWPLERLRLVAKFADATVNDVVLAMCSGALRIYMRDQGALPTEPLIAMVPVSLRGERQETKAGNEIGVLMCNLATHLTDPAGRLDTVRASMREGKDAMRTRSSAQILAMSALGTAPLALGMFGIGGPIRPPNVMISNVPGPSTPLYWNGARMSALYPLSIPVDGQALNITCTSTDEQIAFGLTACRRALPPLAPLLDHLDDELGDLEQAVGL; encoded by the coding sequence TTGCTGCTCCCGATGTCACCGACCGATTCGATGTTCCTGCTCGGCGAATCCCGCGACCATCCCATGCACGTCGGAGGCCTGGCCCTGTTCGAACCGCCGGACGGCGCCAACGCACGAGATGTGCGGGCGATGCTCGACGCGGCGCTCGCACGCGGCACCGTGGCCCCACTGCTACGAAAGCGGGCCCGCCGATCGGCGACCACTCTGGGCCAGTGGGGCTGGGACACCGACGTCGCAGTCGACCTCGACCACCACGTGCGCCACGACGCACTGCCGGCGCCCGGCGGGACCACCCAACTGATGGAACTGGTCGCCCGCCTGCACTCCGGACTGCTCGACCGCAGCCGCCCGCTGTGGGAGATGCACCTGATCGAGGGCCTCACCGACGGCCGTTTCGCGGTGTACATGAAGATCCACCACGCCCTCGCCGACGGCGTGTCCGCAATGAAGCTGCTGCGCAGCGCGCTCAGCGAGGACCCCGACACCACCGGAATGCCCGCCCCGTGGGAGCCGCTGGTTCGCGAGCGCCCCGCCCTCCACCTGGTCCCGGACCCGCCCACCAGCAGCGCTGGCCGTCTCGACCTGCCCGCAGCGGCCTTGCGCGCCGCGAGAGGCGCCGCCGGAGACGTCGCGGGCATGCTGCCCGCGATCGCCGCCACCCTCGGCCGGGCCTCCCGTGGACACGGCGGCCCGCTCACCCTCTCCGCACCGAAGTCCATGCTGAACGTGCCGATCGGCGGCGCGCGCCGATTCGCGGCCCGGTCCTGGCCGCTCGAACGCCTCCGCCTTGTCGCCAAATTCGCCGACGCCACCGTCAACGACGTGGTCCTCGCGATGTGCTCCGGCGCCCTGCGCATCTACATGCGCGATCAGGGCGCACTGCCCACCGAACCGCTGATCGCAATGGTACCCGTCTCACTGCGCGGCGAACGACAGGAAACCAAGGCGGGCAACGAGATCGGGGTCCTGATGTGCAACCTCGCCACCCACCTCACCGACCCAGCGGGCCGCCTCGATACGGTGCGCGCCTCCATGCGTGAAGGCAAGGACGCGATGCGCACCCGCAGCTCGGCGCAGATCCTGGCGATGAGCGCACTCGGCACCGCCCCACTCGCACTCGGCATGTTCGGAATCGGCGGACCGATCCGCCCGCCGAACGTGATGATCTCCAACGTGCCCGGACCCAGCACTCCGCTGTACTGGAACGGCGCCCGGATGAGCGCGCTGTACCCGCTGTCCATCCCCGTCGACGGGCAGGCCCTGAACATCACCTGCACCAGCACCGACGAGCAGATCGCGTTCGGACTGACCGCCTGCCGGCGCGCCCTGCCACCCCTGGCGCCCCTACTCGACCACCTCGACGACGAACTCGGAGACCTCGAGCAGGCCGTCGGCCTGTAG
- a CDS encoding helix-turn-helix domain-containing protein: MATMGETRRGSDTHLRWEAVAATPAPALAGLVSQYGGFREMSTAPILRRELPSPSLVLVISIAEPLSLSRPSGDLSTSAALVGVGRTATLAAHSGTQTILEARLSPLSTLMLFGVPASDLADRVVDLADLWDSAEELVGRIAEAATWAERFHLLDTVLTERAQRGRDVDPVLACAWQQLLGSGGNLSMSALHDQTGWSRRRLADRFRQQVGLTPKAMGRLVRFHRAVNLLHQPGHRSLSAIALTCGYYDQAHLNREFRELAGCPPGSYLTGLHADVAGTGMAGI, from the coding sequence ATGGCCACCATGGGCGAGACCAGACGAGGCAGTGACACCCACTTGCGGTGGGAAGCAGTTGCCGCGACCCCGGCGCCCGCCCTTGCTGGCCTTGTTTCCCAGTACGGAGGTTTCCGGGAGATGTCGACAGCACCGATCCTGCGTCGCGAGCTCCCCTCACCAAGCCTCGTACTCGTGATCAGCATCGCCGAACCACTGTCCCTCAGTCGCCCCAGCGGCGATCTGAGCACGTCAGCGGCATTGGTGGGCGTCGGCCGCACGGCAACCCTGGCCGCTCACAGCGGCACACAGACCATCCTCGAGGCACGGCTGTCGCCTCTGTCGACCCTGATGTTGTTCGGCGTCCCAGCCTCGGATCTGGCCGACCGCGTCGTCGACCTTGCCGATCTGTGGGACAGCGCGGAGGAGCTGGTCGGCCGCATCGCCGAGGCTGCGACCTGGGCGGAACGATTTCACCTCCTGGATACGGTGCTGACGGAGCGGGCCCAGCGCGGACGAGACGTAGACCCAGTGCTGGCCTGTGCGTGGCAGCAACTCCTCGGCAGTGGCGGCAACCTGAGCATGAGTGCCCTACACGACCAAACCGGTTGGAGCCGTAGGCGACTCGCCGACCGATTCCGCCAGCAGGTCGGCCTTACCCCCAAGGCTATGGGGCGGCTGGTGCGCTTCCATCGAGCGGTGAACCTGCTGCACCAACCCGGGCACCGCTCCCTGTCAGCGATCGCATTGACCTGCGGCTACTACGACCAGGCCCACCTGAACCGTGAGTTCCGGGAGTTGGCCGGCTGCCCTCCCGGTTCGTACCTGACCGGGTTGCATGCGGACGTTGCGGGCACCGGCATGGCCGGAATCTGA
- a CDS encoding VOC family protein has product MTSINHRQIGADVHGELTFFEIGVPDSGRAQEFYGRLFGWEFPPIGVGDEVSIRTPTTMAGLHDQDAEARIAMYFSVDDIESAVRTVRALGGTAEDPRPEEAGFGRFTACTDDQGVQFGLHQRQ; this is encoded by the coding sequence GTGACCAGTATCAATCACCGACAAATAGGAGCTGACGTGCACGGCGAGCTGACTTTCTTCGAGATCGGCGTCCCCGACTCGGGGCGGGCGCAGGAATTCTACGGGCGACTCTTCGGATGGGAGTTCCCGCCAATCGGCGTGGGCGACGAGGTCTCGATCAGGACGCCCACCACCATGGCTGGGCTACACGACCAAGATGCCGAAGCGCGCATCGCGATGTACTTCTCCGTGGACGACATCGAATCGGCTGTGCGTACCGTCCGAGCGTTGGGCGGCACCGCCGAGGACCCGCGACCCGAAGAGGCGGGGTTTGGACGGTTCACCGCGTGCACCGACGACCAGGGGGTGCAGTTCGGTCTGCACCAACGTCAATGA
- a CDS encoding GyrI-like domain-containing protein, with protein sequence MADQLTDAELTLLGLLLERPRHGYELDRTIEERGIREWTSLGFSSIYYLLDKLARKGLIEPTTSAEPRSRRTTYRLTTEGNAQATSQTLDAIDTLSPIRVRALIGIANSPDLGVPQVTDRLRSRITRLRTQLDVLHTRSHEQSPLPDQAVALFSYSEAMILADIHWTEELLARHKGISMDKYDIKKAFKELYAPTRKEFSLVNVPSLNYIAVDGHGNPNASPEYVAAVEALYATAYTIKFASKNTHDRDFVVAPLEGLWRASDMNSFTAGDKDSWNWTMMIVQPEWITAADIEHACAAASAKKALPAIDRVHPITLTEGLSVQILHIGSYDDEAPTLARLHDEFMPEHELEFNGDHHEIYLSDARKSAPEKLRTIIRQPVRSASADPSMSISLRSGLSD encoded by the coding sequence GTGGCTGATCAACTGACGGATGCAGAACTGACCCTGCTCGGACTACTGCTCGAGCGTCCTCGGCACGGATACGAACTCGACCGCACCATCGAGGAACGAGGCATACGGGAATGGACCTCGCTGGGGTTCTCCTCGATCTACTACCTCCTCGACAAACTCGCACGGAAAGGTCTCATCGAGCCGACCACTTCGGCCGAGCCTCGCTCGCGCCGGACGACGTATCGGCTCACCACAGAGGGGAATGCGCAGGCGACTTCGCAGACGCTCGATGCCATCGACACGCTCAGTCCGATCCGAGTCAGGGCCCTGATCGGAATCGCCAACAGTCCGGATCTTGGCGTGCCGCAAGTCACCGATCGCCTGAGAAGTCGAATTACCCGTCTCCGGACGCAACTCGACGTACTACACACCCGATCGCACGAACAATCACCACTTCCCGATCAGGCAGTCGCGCTCTTCAGCTACAGCGAAGCGATGATCCTGGCCGACATCCATTGGACCGAGGAACTCCTCGCCCGACACAAAGGCATCAGTATGGACAAGTACGACATCAAGAAGGCATTCAAAGAACTGTACGCACCGACCAGAAAAGAATTTTCCCTTGTCAACGTCCCCTCGCTGAACTACATCGCTGTCGACGGACACGGCAACCCAAACGCCTCACCTGAATATGTCGCCGCCGTCGAAGCGTTGTACGCCACCGCGTACACGATCAAGTTCGCGAGTAAGAACACACACGATCGAGACTTCGTAGTTGCTCCACTTGAAGGACTGTGGCGCGCCTCTGACATGAACAGTTTCACCGCCGGCGACAAGGACTCATGGAACTGGACGATGATGATCGTGCAGCCAGAGTGGATCACCGCCGCCGACATCGAGCATGCGTGCGCAGCCGCCTCCGCCAAGAAGGCCCTCCCCGCAATCGACCGAGTGCATCCAATCACCCTCACCGAAGGCCTATCCGTGCAGATCCTGCACATCGGATCTTACGACGACGAAGCACCCACGCTCGCCCGACTGCATGACGAGTTCATGCCCGAACATGAACTGGAGTTCAACGGTGATCATCACGAAATTTATCTCAGCGATGCCCGTAAGAGCGCTCCGGAAAAACTCCGGACGATTATCCGCCAACCCGTCCGATCTGCTTCCGCTGATCCAAGTATGTCTATTTCTCTTCGGTCGGGTCTATCCGATTAG
- a CDS encoding cold shock domain-containing protein, with product MTTETGISDIGVSETGDSTATTTKRGVVDWFNCEHGFGFIVPEEGGPSVFVHFTEIAGNGIYHTLQDGEVVAYEHDPTSHPPQARNVRIAAAAGSDDDRHLHPVRPFRLPW from the coding sequence ATGACTACCGAGACGGGGATATCCGACATAGGTGTATCCGAGACGGGTGATTCGACCGCGACAACTACGAAGCGTGGTGTCGTCGATTGGTTCAACTGCGAACATGGATTCGGGTTTATCGTGCCTGAGGAAGGTGGCCCAAGTGTCTTCGTGCACTTCACCGAGATCGCGGGAAACGGTATTTACCACACACTGCAAGACGGGGAAGTTGTCGCGTACGAACACGACCCGACATCACACCCACCGCAGGCTCGCAATGTCCGCATCGCTGCCGCTGCCGGCTCGGATGACGATCGTCACCTGCACCCGGTGCGGCCTTTCCGGCTTCCGTGGTAG
- a CDS encoding SPW repeat protein: protein MSSSTHAPMHTHPDIMALRERYDQAAEQPTAQVVEGLMLLSGLYAAASAWIIGFAGQTNLSVTNLICGAAIGLLAVAFGSAYGRTHGMTFVAPLLGIWLIVSPWIVAGVDTSTSMIWSNAVVGALVCVLGLATAALGMGRGLQRREPRQEPR from the coding sequence ATGTCATCATCTACCCACGCACCGATGCACACTCACCCTGACATCATGGCACTGCGTGAGCGCTACGATCAGGCGGCCGAACAACCAACCGCCCAAGTCGTCGAGGGGCTGATGTTGCTGTCCGGACTGTATGCAGCGGCGTCCGCGTGGATCATCGGCTTCGCCGGACAAACCAATCTGAGCGTCACCAACTTGATCTGTGGCGCTGCGATCGGGTTGCTGGCCGTGGCATTCGGATCCGCGTACGGTCGCACGCACGGCATGACATTCGTTGCACCACTACTCGGGATTTGGCTGATCGTCTCCCCGTGGATTGTTGCCGGTGTCGATACCAGCACTTCCATGATCTGGTCCAATGCGGTTGTGGGAGCACTGGTCTGCGTTCTTGGCCTCGCTACTGCTGCACTGGGAATGGGTCGCGGTCTTCAACGACGCGAACCGCGACAAGAGCCGCGATGA
- a CDS encoding DUF3024 domain-containing protein: MVATGLPELDVARVVKYCASRVPDRLRHEIRVECDIAPRHVTICECRPPWREDLGPEWTRFPITRLHFTKKAGLRTLFCRDRDLKFHRYRFLEPSPHVQDLLDHIDGSGDPIFWG, from the coding sequence ATGGTTGCAACCGGACTTCCCGAACTCGATGTCGCTCGGGTCGTGAAGTATTGCGCGAGTAGGGTTCCCGATCGTCTGCGTCATGAGATTCGGGTCGAATGTGACATCGCGCCGCGTCATGTGACGATCTGCGAATGTCGGCCTCCGTGGCGGGAGGACCTCGGTCCGGAGTGGACGCGATTTCCGATTACCCGGCTGCATTTTACGAAGAAAGCCGGGTTGCGGACGTTGTTTTGTCGGGACCGGGACCTCAAGTTTCATCGCTACCGGTTCTTGGAGCCGAGTCCGCATGTTCAGGATTTGCTCGATCACATCGACGGTAGTGGGGATCCGATTTTCTGGGGCTAA
- a CDS encoding transcriptional regulator — protein MMAGQVASGNVFQVRLNELFAATDPRRPTNREVAKGILAQGFRVSAPCLSQLRNGVRDSPSDEVVAALSHYFAVSPDYFFTIPWSGNRTRAQAWDTKIVECLDDLALKELLLTANGLAADSLELLNNMATKFRIADHRRAVQADSPPPSYNRLSEGAVGPRRTTSEK, from the coding sequence ATGATGGCCGGGCAGGTAGCCAGCGGAAACGTCTTTCAGGTTCGTTTGAACGAGTTGTTCGCCGCCACGGATCCGCGGCGGCCGACCAATAGGGAAGTGGCGAAAGGGATTCTGGCACAAGGATTCCGGGTCTCGGCGCCATGTCTCTCACAGTTGCGTAACGGAGTACGCGATAGCCCGTCCGACGAAGTCGTGGCCGCGCTGTCCCACTACTTCGCCGTCTCACCCGACTACTTCTTCACCATCCCCTGGTCCGGTAATCGAACCCGCGCACAGGCCTGGGACACCAAGATCGTCGAATGCCTCGACGACCTGGCACTGAAAGAGCTGCTACTGACCGCGAACGGACTCGCCGCGGACTCGCTGGAGCTGCTCAACAATATGGCCACCAAATTCCGCATCGCCGATCACCGCCGCGCGGTCCAAGCAGATTCACCTCCACCGTCTTACAACCGACTATCCGAAGGAGCAGTCGGACCCCGCCGCACTACGTCGGAGAAGTAG
- a CDS encoding 3-hydroxyacyl-CoA dehydrogenase, with product MSNLNHITVLGAGVLGGQIAWHSAFKGKTVVVYDITETAIEQCRAAHEQYAGIYLAAVGASEDDIALTRVRLTYTTDLAASVAEADLVIEAVPEIPSVKTSVYEEMAEYLPERTLIATNSSTLLPRDFAAATGRPDKYCALHFANLIWMMNVVEIMAHPGTSKDTLTAVVEFGIEIGMLPIAVQKEQNGYVLNTWFVALLNAAMTLVTNEVSTPEDVDRTYLISNRGAPLGPMGLIDMVGMKTTFDVLFHWGNENNDEQMLLNAGYIKEKFLDKGNLGMKTGQGFYSYPNPAYQNSDFLEVPALLTVPDLVKKIMLA from the coding sequence ATGTCAAATCTGAATCACATCACCGTACTGGGCGCCGGAGTTCTCGGCGGCCAGATCGCCTGGCACAGCGCCTTCAAAGGTAAGACCGTAGTGGTTTACGACATCACCGAGACGGCGATCGAACAATGCCGTGCCGCGCACGAGCAGTATGCCGGCATCTATCTTGCGGCGGTAGGTGCCAGCGAGGACGATATCGCGCTGACCCGTGTACGACTGACCTACACCACCGACCTGGCCGCTTCGGTGGCAGAGGCGGATCTGGTGATCGAGGCGGTACCTGAGATCCCCTCGGTGAAGACGAGCGTGTACGAGGAGATGGCCGAATACCTGCCCGAACGCACTCTGATCGCCACCAACTCGTCGACGTTGCTGCCTCGGGACTTTGCCGCGGCGACCGGCCGCCCGGACAAGTACTGCGCTCTCCATTTCGCCAATCTGATCTGGATGATGAACGTCGTCGAAATCATGGCGCACCCGGGCACCTCCAAGGACACCCTCACGGCGGTCGTCGAGTTCGGGATCGAGATCGGCATGCTGCCCATCGCCGTTCAGAAGGAGCAGAACGGATATGTGCTCAACACTTGGTTTGTGGCACTGCTCAACGCTGCGATGACTCTGGTAACGAACGAAGTCTCAACGCCGGAAGATGTGGACCGCACGTACTTGATAAGCAATCGCGGAGCTCCCCTGGGGCCGATGGGGCTGATCGACATGGTCGGCATGAAGACGACGTTCGATGTTCTCTTCCACTGGGGCAATGAGAACAACGACGAGCAGATGCTCTTGAACGCCGGCTACATCAAGGAGAAGTTCCTCGACAAGGGGAATTTGGGAATGAAGACGGGGCAGGGCTTCTACAGTTACCCGAATCCCGCATACCAGAACAGCGACTTTCTCGAGGTGCCGGCTCTGCTGACCGTTCCGGACCTGGTGAAGAAAATTATGCTGGCCTGA
- a CDS encoding alpha/beta fold hydrolase codes for MSTSRILVGGRRTRVRVVGDPDAPPVLLLHGIGRSLEDWAPQYPRLARTHRVIALDLLGFGFSARQPEPVTLAAFARGVIETLDALGERRPVHVIGNSLGGAVAQQLLVLAPDRVASLVLVNSAGFGSEVAALIRLLTVPGIGRFAAEHPTRTSARLTEHLVFADPKLASRERIDHAMAIARQPDSGVVLYETARALATVRGINPGWRAELAVAAAKHLRPTLIVWGDRDRILPAHQLATARMNYPHAETHLFTGVGHMPQIECPDEFADRVLAFLSGIAGGEQPGPSQSPVLLRTVGETE; via the coding sequence ATGAGCACCTCCCGCATCCTCGTCGGCGGCCGACGCACCCGGGTCCGGGTCGTCGGCGATCCGGATGCGCCCCCCGTGCTGCTGTTGCACGGTATCGGCCGCAGCCTCGAGGACTGGGCGCCGCAGTACCCTCGGCTCGCCCGTACCCACCGGGTGATCGCCCTCGATCTTCTCGGCTTCGGGTTCTCCGCCCGGCAGCCCGAACCGGTCACGCTGGCGGCGTTCGCGCGCGGGGTGATCGAGACTCTCGACGCGCTCGGTGAACGGCGACCGGTGCATGTGATCGGCAATTCCTTAGGTGGTGCCGTCGCGCAGCAGCTGCTCGTTCTCGCACCGGATCGGGTGGCGAGCCTGGTCCTGGTCAACAGCGCGGGCTTCGGGTCCGAGGTCGCTGCACTGATCCGGTTGCTGACCGTGCCGGGTATCGGCCGATTCGCGGCCGAGCACCCCACCCGGACCAGCGCACGACTGACCGAACACCTCGTCTTCGCCGACCCTAAACTGGCCAGCCGAGAACGAATCGACCACGCCATGGCCATCGCCCGGCAACCGGACTCGGGCGTCGTGCTGTACGAGACCGCGCGTGCGCTCGCCACCGTCCGCGGGATCAATCCCGGCTGGCGGGCCGAGCTGGCCGTCGCGGCCGCGAAGCATCTGCGTCCCACCCTGATCGTGTGGGGCGACCGCGATCGGATTCTGCCCGCGCACCAACTCGCCACCGCCCGCATGAACTACCCGCACGCTGAGACTCACCTGTTCACCGGTGTCGGCCATATGCCGCAAATCGAATGTCCCGACGAGTTCGCGGATCGCGTGCTGGCCTTCCTGTCCGGGATTGCCGGCGGCGAACAACCGGGACCGTCGCAGTCCCCGGTGCTGTTGCGCACCGTCGGCGAAACCGAGTGA
- a CDS encoding flavin-containing monooxygenase: protein MSGFARETTKLEYVDVLIVGAGLSGIGLAYYLAANQPSRTFAIIDSRDAIGGTWDLFRYPGIRSDSDLHTFGFEFKPWTNENAIADGHEILDYLHEAITENDLARHIHLGHTVLRADFSSDDGQWTVTLQRMSDGERFDVTCNVLFSAAGYYDYSGGYTPHFEGRDDFRGQVVHPQSWPEDLDYAGKKVVVVGSGATAVTLIPAMVDLADHVTMLQRSPSYVLPVPRKDLIANTLRRLLPDHVAYGITRRMNIARSRLIFGGSQRYPRQVRRLIRALNARFLPEGYEVDVHFNPQYDPWDQRLCMVPDADLFKALSSGAASVVTDRVARFIERGILLESGAELEADIIVTATGLQMQSFGGVELHVDGQLVDVHDRLVYKSMMLSGVPNFAFAIGYTNASWTLKVGPVADHLCRLLAHMDRHGHAVVTPIVGDPTMARRPLFDFDAGYMNRGAHLFPQQGESGPWTVVQDYAVDNARLRKGPVEDPALRFAAGVVGSDIRVIAKEATA, encoded by the coding sequence ATGAGCGGATTCGCACGGGAGACAACGAAGCTCGAGTACGTCGACGTGCTGATCGTCGGCGCCGGCCTGTCCGGGATCGGCCTGGCGTACTACCTGGCGGCGAATCAGCCGAGCCGGACCTTCGCGATCATCGACAGTCGCGATGCAATCGGCGGCACGTGGGATCTGTTCCGCTACCCGGGCATCCGGTCCGACTCGGACCTGCACACGTTCGGTTTCGAGTTCAAGCCGTGGACGAACGAGAACGCGATCGCCGACGGCCACGAGATCCTCGACTACCTGCACGAGGCGATCACCGAGAACGACCTCGCCCGACACATCCATCTCGGGCACACAGTACTGCGCGCGGACTTCTCGTCCGACGACGGCCAGTGGACCGTCACGCTGCAGCGTATGAGCGACGGTGAGCGGTTCGACGTCACCTGCAACGTCTTATTCTCCGCTGCCGGGTACTACGATTACTCCGGCGGATACACTCCGCACTTCGAAGGCCGCGATGACTTCCGTGGTCAGGTCGTGCACCCGCAGTCGTGGCCGGAGGATCTCGACTACGCCGGCAAGAAGGTCGTCGTCGTCGGCAGTGGCGCCACGGCAGTGACGCTCATCCCGGCGATGGTCGACCTCGCCGATCATGTGACGATGCTGCAGCGCTCACCGTCGTACGTCCTGCCGGTCCCGCGCAAGGACCTGATCGCCAACACGTTGCGCCGGCTGCTGCCGGATCACGTCGCGTACGGGATCACGCGCCGGATGAACATCGCCCGTTCGCGGCTGATCTTCGGTGGCAGTCAGCGGTACCCGAGGCAAGTGCGGCGCCTGATCCGCGCGCTCAATGCCCGCTTCCTACCGGAGGGTTACGAGGTTGATGTCCATTTCAACCCGCAGTACGACCCGTGGGACCAGCGACTGTGCATGGTCCCCGACGCGGACCTGTTCAAGGCGCTCTCCAGCGGAGCGGCATCGGTGGTCACCGACCGCGTCGCGCGGTTCATCGAGCGTGGGATCCTGCTCGAGTCGGGCGCCGAGCTCGAAGCCGACATCATCGTCACCGCCACCGGCCTACAGATGCAGTCGTTCGGCGGGGTCGAACTGCACGTCGACGGGCAGCTGGTCGACGTCCACGACCGGCTCGTTTACAAGAGCATGATGCTCAGCGGGGTGCCCAACTTCGCCTTTGCCATCGGCTACACCAACGCGTCGTGGACGCTGAAAGTCGGCCCCGTCGCCGACCACCTGTGCCGACTGCTCGCCCACATGGACCGCCACGGCCACGCCGTCGTCACGCCGATCGTCGGCGACCCGACCATGGCCCGGCGGCCACTGTTCGACTTCGACGCCGGGTATATGAACCGTGGCGCTCACCTGTTCCCGCAGCAGGGGGAGTCCGGTCCGTGGACGGTGGTCCAGGACTACGCCGTCGACAATGCCCGTCTGCGCAAGGGCCCGGTCGAGGACCCCGCTCTGCGGTTCGCCGCCGGCGTCGTCGGGTCGGATATCCGCGTGATCGCGAAGGAGGCGACCGCATGA
- a CDS encoding PucR family transcriptional regulator — translation MTTTRPARSVLARLLTTRSAEIVDEVTDLLAEQIDSLKGDQGYRDWLHISTQANIEVMLHLIAHPDDLALAEPPIGAVSTVHRLAHQGLPFYEIVRAYNLAESRWVQICLQQLATLTDDPAVLVSETIALSTLAHAYLDRVCQRIAVEYETERERWRRQEESFRVDRVLALLEGTADDLPAAEAALGYRLRQRHLAVILWIDGEEDSGDALIRTQRAVTAVAELAECRTRPLIVARDRTTVWAWLPLPGNREIDTTRVQEVVSAELPRLRIALGRPAPGLDGFAASHRQAAAAHEIGLASGQGATVIPYREVASLVFLCTDLPRARRWVAETLGLLAVDGHREQELRRTLGAYSASNRSAIATARTLNCHKNTVLYRLRASERLLGYPVSGNCLDLDLALLACRWLGTQMLTTPE, via the coding sequence GTGACGACGACACGACCGGCGCGGTCCGTTCTGGCACGGCTGCTCACCACCCGTTCGGCGGAGATCGTGGACGAGGTGACGGATCTGCTCGCCGAGCAGATCGACAGCCTCAAAGGCGACCAGGGCTACCGCGACTGGCTGCACATCTCGACCCAGGCCAACATCGAGGTAATGCTCCACCTCATTGCCCACCCGGACGACCTGGCCCTGGCGGAACCACCGATCGGCGCGGTCTCGACTGTCCATCGGCTCGCCCATCAAGGCCTCCCGTTCTACGAGATCGTGCGTGCCTACAACCTCGCCGAGTCACGCTGGGTGCAGATCTGTCTGCAGCAGCTCGCGACGCTGACCGACGACCCGGCTGTGCTGGTGTCCGAGACGATCGCACTGAGTACCCTCGCCCACGCCTACCTCGACCGAGTGTGTCAACGCATCGCCGTCGAGTACGAGACCGAGCGGGAACGCTGGCGCCGACAGGAGGAGTCATTCCGTGTCGACCGGGTCCTCGCACTGCTCGAGGGCACGGCCGACGATCTGCCCGCTGCCGAAGCCGCGCTGGGCTACCGCCTGCGGCAGCGGCACCTCGCGGTGATCCTGTGGATCGACGGCGAGGAGGACTCCGGCGACGCACTCATCCGTACCCAACGCGCGGTGACCGCCGTCGCCGAACTCGCCGAGTGCCGCACTCGTCCCCTGATCGTCGCCCGCGACCGGACCACTGTCTGGGCCTGGCTTCCGTTGCCCGGCAACCGCGAGATCGACACGACACGAGTGCAGGAAGTAGTCTCGGCCGAGCTGCCACGGCTGCGGATCGCACTGGGCCGACCCGCGCCCGGGCTGGACGGTTTCGCCGCCTCCCATCGGCAGGCCGCGGCCGCGCACGAGATCGGGCTGGCATCAGGGCAAGGGGCCACGGTAATCCCGTACCGGGAGGTGGCGAGCCTGGTGTTCCTGTGTACCGATCTACCCCGGGCCCGCCGGTGGGTGGCCGAGACACTCGGCCTGCTCGCCGTCGACGGCCACCGCGAGCAGGAACTGCGGCGCACCCTCGGCGCCTACTCCGCGTCGAATCGAAGCGCCATCGCCACCGCTCGCACCTTGAACTGCCACAAGAACACCGTCCTGTACCGCCTTCGCGCCAGCGAACGACTCTTGGGATACCCCGTCTCGGGCAACTGCCTCGACCTCGACCTCGCGTTACTTGCCTGCCGCTGGCTGGGCACGCAGATGCTCACCACCCCTGAGTAA